The following proteins are encoded in a genomic region of Mycoplasmopsis columbinasalis:
- a CDS encoding phosphatidate cytidylyltransferase, translating to MNLLKQRIIPALILSIVALGFLIPVSIFASTHFEARITSFIVTSLLLIIVLFELFKAQRMNIYLAIIFALITAGATIAFPLNLFQINYLPNASNVAELTQFSYTTLSSYVLMLAKDYISFLIILGISIVFFVLEWATKTQMKTSDRFMRMLFIFITLYVIINAVKVLNLFITLNWRYWVSAILIAAAYDTMGFFGGKFFGKKWIKKPFAPVISPKKTWEGFIFGVIGGSLIAFALAFGFNLFDSTNNISRYLGITSFAILSPIVACTGDLYFSAIKRLNAIKDYSKILVGHGGFLDRFDSIIFVLFFIFLLLLLV from the coding sequence ATGAATTTACTTAAACAAAGAATTATTCCCGCGCTTATTTTAAGCATAGTTGCATTAGGGTTTTTAATCCCTGTGTCAATTTTTGCTTCCACTCATTTCGAGGCAAGAATAACCTCTTTTATTGTTACTTCTTTATTATTAATTATTGTGCTTTTTGAACTGTTCAAAGCTCAAAGAATGAACATTTATTTGGCAATAATTTTCGCTTTAATCACAGCGGGTGCCACAATTGCTTTTCCGTTAAATTTATTTCAAATTAATTACTTGCCAAATGCTTCTAATGTGGCAGAGTTAACGCAATTTTCTTACACTACTTTAAGTAGTTATGTCTTAATGCTAGCGAAAGATTACATTTCTTTTTTGATAATTTTAGGTATTTCTATTGTTTTTTTTGTACTTGAATGAGCTACAAAAACTCAAATGAAAACTAGCGACCGATTCATGAGGATGTTGTTTATATTCATTACTTTATATGTAATTATCAATGCTGTGAAAGTACTCAACTTATTTATTACGTTAAATTGAAGATATTGAGTTAGTGCTATCTTAATTGCCGCAGCTTACGATACAATGGGCTTTTTTGGCGGTAAATTTTTTGGTAAAAAATGAATAAAAAAACCTTTTGCACCAGTTATTTCACCTAAAAAAACCTGAGAAGGATTTATTTTTGGTGTCATTGGTGGTTCATTAATCGCTTTTGCTTTAGCATTTGGATTTAATCTTTTTGACTCAACAAATAATATTTCCAGATACTTAGGTATAACTAGTTTCGCTATTCTTTCTCCAATTGTAGCTTGTACAGGAGATTTATATTTTTCTGCCATCAAGAGACTTAATGCCATTAAAGATTATTCAAAAATTTTAGTTGGACATGGCGGTTTCCTAGATCGCTTTGACAGCATTATTTTTGTACTATTCTTTATCTTTTTACTTCTTTTGTTAGTTTAA
- the recO gene encoding DNA repair protein RecO gives MSEKVENFVILEIKDSATSERDGIILAWGKNGLISFLAAGINAAESKNRANLIPGLFSELIYFEARQHQKMNRLKKANLRKMISFSDLTNLRFLQRVSLFLKNFKERFSPIYETYDEIIENFESFSSVQKECCITFMVLQALKPWGIEPNFSSCVVCGTRRNICHFSFGHGGYFCEQHAGVYRTRKNILELLYYARYDFYKYLKYSTFKTNDFIYKMLLTHIDANGIFVNWEEPTWITEKGNYEDRN, from the coding sequence ATGTCGGAAAAAGTAGAAAATTTTGTGATTCTTGAAATTAAAGATTCTGCAACCAGCGAACGTGATGGCATTATTTTAGCCTGAGGCAAAAACGGGCTGATAAGTTTTTTGGCCGCCGGAATTAACGCTGCCGAATCGAAAAATCGTGCTAATTTAATTCCAGGACTTTTTTCTGAGTTAATTTATTTCGAAGCACGTCAACACCAAAAAATGAATCGTTTGAAAAAAGCTAATTTGCGCAAAATGATTTCTTTTAGTGATTTAACTAATCTGCGTTTTTTGCAAAGAGTTTCGTTGTTTCTAAAAAATTTCAAAGAACGTTTCTCGCCTATTTACGAAACTTACGACGAAATCATTGAAAATTTTGAATCGTTTTCTTCTGTGCAAAAAGAGTGTTGTATTACTTTTATGGTTTTACAAGCACTCAAACCTTGAGGCATTGAACCTAACTTTTCTAGTTGTGTAGTTTGTGGCACGCGCAGAAATATTTGTCATTTTAGTTTTGGCCATGGCGGTTACTTTTGCGAACAACATGCTGGTGTTTATCGAACCAGAAAGAACATTTTAGAACTACTTTACTACGCACGATATGATTTCTATAAGTATCTAAAGTATTCAACTTTTAAAACTAATGATTTTATTTACAAAATGCTTCTTACTCACATCGACGCAAACGGAATTTTTGTGAACTGAGAAGAACCAACTTGAATAACTGAGAAAGGAAATTATGAAGATAGGAACTAG
- a CDS encoding YitT family protein, with translation MKNNDDSKKNHWKKFKQKLVCTLNKNAEGCSLKSTENFEEENCDFNKTKIGKYAFSKTNRHDKNVKKERILLYARRIFFIFISAILFNFGVLAFLQKSDTIPSGISGIPSLIVFLLNRSNPEISKFFALMYLAANIPLFAIFGFKVKRSFVVLSVLFMIFQIAVNAVLTIKEVETWVNHTFSVSPGWEQMISVEVQPNVFQNYENPNTWPIFMNGIIGSALIGISIAIAWKNGGSTGGTDIIAYYFSTKKKKSVSFVLMIVSFLTSAIFLILFSALHPHTASLAVEFTNVNGKISPVYKVTNNHAVFGMREIMTIFYIFIVNFLVSFIYPKYKKVDIEIFTADPKKILNYLKAINYWHAYTVYTAQSGYTGNPVYKVETTSLLLESKSLIKDLQWIDKSAWIKIKPVVKVNGSFSTEYVE, from the coding sequence ATGAAAAATAATGATGATTCTAAGAAAAATCACTGAAAGAAATTTAAACAAAAATTAGTATGCACACTCAATAAAAATGCAGAAGGGTGTTCACTAAAGTCTACAGAAAACTTTGAAGAAGAAAACTGTGACTTTAACAAAACTAAAATTGGAAAATACGCTTTTAGTAAAACTAATCGACACGATAAAAATGTTAAAAAAGAGCGTATTTTATTATATGCCAGACGTATTTTCTTCATTTTTATTTCTGCGATTCTTTTTAACTTTGGCGTTTTAGCCTTCTTACAAAAATCAGACACTATTCCAAGTGGAATTTCAGGAATTCCTTCGTTAATTGTGTTTTTATTAAACCGCAGCAATCCAGAAATTAGCAAATTTTTTGCTTTAATGTATCTAGCCGCGAACATTCCGCTCTTTGCTATCTTTGGTTTTAAAGTCAAGCGAAGTTTTGTTGTGTTATCTGTGCTTTTTATGATTTTTCAAATCGCAGTAAACGCTGTTTTGACTATTAAAGAAGTTGAAACTTGAGTAAACCACACATTCAGCGTTTCGCCTGGTTGAGAACAAATGATCAGTGTCGAAGTACAACCTAACGTGTTTCAAAATTATGAAAATCCAAATACTTGACCAATTTTTATGAACGGTATTATTGGTTCAGCATTAATTGGTATTTCAATTGCTATTGCGTGAAAAAATGGCGGTTCTACTGGTGGCACAGACATTATTGCTTACTACTTTTCTACCAAAAAGAAAAAGAGTGTGTCTTTTGTTTTGATGATTGTTTCATTTTTAACATCTGCTATTTTCTTGATTTTGTTTTCTGCCTTACACCCTCACACTGCTTCACTAGCGGTTGAATTTACAAATGTAAACGGCAAGATTTCTCCTGTATACAAAGTAACTAATAATCACGCTGTTTTTGGTATGCGTGAAATTATGACCATTTTCTACATCTTTATTGTTAATTTCTTAGTTTCATTTATTTATCCAAAATACAAAAAAGTTGACATTGAAATCTTCACTGCAGATCCTAAAAAGATTTTAAATTACTTAAAAGCAATTAATTATTGACACGCATATACTGTTTACACCGCTCAAAGTGGTTATACAGGCAACCCTGTTTATAAAGTGGAAACAACTTCTTTACTTTTAGAAAGTAAAAGTTTAATCAAAGACTTACAATGAATTGATAAAAGTGCTTGAATTAAAATTAAACCAGTTGTCAAAGTCAATGGTAGTTTCAGCACAGAATATGTTGAATAA
- the proS gene encoding proline--tRNA ligase: MKTTVKERELNAITTMEEDFAKWYTDIVKQGNLIAYGPVKGTLVLKPNAYGIWELIQQHLNQAFAKKGIKNVYLPLFIPEKLFAKEKEHIKGFNPELATVTMVGDKKLEEKIYVRPTSEVLFADLFRNSIESYKDLPIIYNQWANVVRWEKTTNPFLRSREFLWQEGHTCHDNSLEARNLTKEMIKLYASFFKNYLAIPTIMGKKTPHEKFAGACSTYTIEAMMKDGRALQAGTSHYLAQNFSKQYGIIFKNKENEFEYAFQTSWGVSTRILGAIIMVHGDNRGIVIPPKVAPVQVMLCTLFGHKNEAVAEKGKEIFKLLKKSFRTELDDSEKNPGFKASETEIRGIPVRVELGPKDLEKGQVTIVRRDTLEKIQVPFGEMKDVIKKMLLDIHNNLYEKASQRLKANTVTVFDDYEHFKKEIQNRKFVIAPFCCGGEVEDLIKEETGGTTRCIVKLSPAETRGSKKHECIFPECKGKTTRFVVFAKNY, encoded by the coding sequence ATGAAAACAACAGTAAAAGAGCGAGAACTCAATGCCATCACAACGATGGAAGAGGACTTTGCTAAATGATATACAGATATTGTGAAGCAAGGTAATTTAATCGCTTATGGACCTGTTAAAGGTACATTAGTGCTTAAGCCAAATGCTTACGGCATTTGGGAATTAATACAACAGCATTTAAATCAAGCTTTTGCAAAAAAAGGAATTAAAAATGTTTATTTACCATTGTTTATTCCTGAAAAGCTTTTTGCTAAAGAAAAAGAACATATAAAAGGATTTAACCCTGAATTAGCAACCGTTACAATGGTCGGCGATAAGAAATTGGAGGAAAAAATTTATGTTCGCCCTACCTCAGAAGTTCTTTTTGCAGATTTGTTTAGGAACTCTATTGAATCGTACAAAGACTTGCCAATCATCTACAACCAATGAGCTAACGTTGTGAGATGAGAAAAAACTACTAATCCGTTTCTTAGAAGTCGCGAATTTTTATGACAAGAAGGTCACACTTGCCATGATAATTCGCTCGAAGCGAGAAATTTAACAAAAGAAATGATTAAACTTTATGCCAGCTTTTTCAAGAATTATCTCGCGATCCCAACTATTATGGGGAAAAAGACACCTCATGAAAAATTTGCTGGTGCTTGCTCAACTTATACAATCGAAGCGATGATGAAAGATGGTCGTGCTTTGCAAGCAGGCACAAGTCATTATTTAGCGCAAAATTTTTCTAAGCAATATGGCATCATTTTTAAAAACAAAGAAAATGAATTTGAATACGCCTTTCAAACTTCTTGAGGCGTTTCTACGAGAATTTTAGGCGCAATTATTATGGTCCACGGAGATAATCGTGGAATTGTTATCCCACCTAAAGTAGCGCCTGTTCAAGTAATGCTTTGTACTTTGTTTGGTCACAAAAATGAAGCAGTTGCAGAAAAAGGTAAAGAAATTTTTAAATTATTAAAAAAATCATTTAGAACAGAACTAGATGATTCAGAAAAAAATCCTGGTTTCAAAGCCTCTGAAACTGAAATAAGAGGAATCCCAGTCAGAGTAGAACTAGGTCCAAAGGATCTTGAAAAAGGCCAAGTTACTATTGTTAGACGTGATACATTAGAAAAAATTCAAGTTCCTTTTGGTGAAATGAAAGACGTAATCAAAAAAATGCTTTTAGATATTCATAACAATTTATATGAAAAAGCAAGTCAAAGACTAAAAGCTAATACAGTAACAGTTTTTGATGATTACGAACACTTTAAAAAGGAAATTCAAAACAGAAAATTTGTTATTGCTCCCTTTTGTTGCGGCGGCGAAGTTGAAGATCTTATCAAAGAAGAAACTGGCGGAACCACCAGATGTATTGTGAAACTTTCACCCGCAGAAACTCGCGGTAGCAAAAAACATGAATGTATTTTTCCTGAATGTAAAGGTAAAACAACCAGATTTGTTGTTTTTGCTAAGAATTATTAA
- a CDS encoding MAG1140 family protein: MKKSTKLNKLVACWLIVVFFLLVGILAFLIFYQVNKTAPLKILVDDKKNFVVISNNDVAYLLKKDQTLSVLLNNEIYQVKIKNLFLKENLLYIDWYNFPKLQFLPNTEINATIILEKTTLLKQLIATI; encoded by the coding sequence TTGAAAAAATCAACAAAATTAAATAAACTTGTTGCTTGTTGATTAATTGTTGTGTTTTTCTTACTAGTTGGTATTTTAGCGTTTCTAATTTTTTATCAAGTTAATAAAACTGCGCCGCTAAAAATTCTCGTAGATGATAAAAAGAATTTTGTTGTGATTTCCAATAATGATGTTGCGTATTTATTAAAAAAAGACCAAACATTATCAGTTCTTTTGAACAACGAAATTTATCAAGTTAAAATCAAAAATTTATTTTTAAAAGAAAACTTATTGTATATTGACTGATATAACTTTCCCAAACTTCAGTTTTTGCCAAATACAGAAATTAATGCAACTATTATTTTAGAAAAAACAACACTCTTAAAGCAGCTTATTGCAACAATTTAA
- the plsX gene encoding phosphate acyltransferase PlsX, giving the protein MYKIAFDLMGNDYGDQPALQAVREFIQKNTNFTVLLVGNKTSILEFFANQLPANLEIIDNSTVASDTKNLRQALKENTSMNTALQLLANNEVDAVLSPGDSGLLLSAATFIVKRLPGISRAAFMPIMPSIKKGKKTIFLDVGANLEVKDTYFVEWAHLAKIFAKTMLKVNEPKIALINVGTEEYKGLEVTRSAHGLLKNEKNLNYQGFVEPRDMLTTENDVVLADGYAGNLVLKSFEGAILSFGKLLKTAIKAKFWRKIGYLFLKGAFRDTAETLDYRNVGAAWVLGLNGLVIKTHGSSDVKSYLGALNQVKLALETNTFTKIKEELDHNEQQN; this is encoded by the coding sequence ATGTACAAAATTGCCTTTGATTTGATGGGCAACGACTATGGTGACCAACCCGCTTTACAAGCTGTGCGTGAATTTATACAAAAAAACACAAACTTTACAGTTTTACTTGTGGGCAACAAAACCAGTATTTTGGAATTTTTTGCAAACCAATTGCCCGCAAATCTCGAAATTATTGATAATTCCACAGTAGCTAGCGATACAAAAAATTTGCGTCAAGCTCTAAAAGAAAACACTTCGATGAACACGGCCTTGCAACTTTTGGCTAACAATGAAGTTGATGCTGTGCTCTCACCAGGTGATTCTGGTTTGTTACTTAGTGCTGCTACTTTTATTGTGAAAAGATTACCTGGCATTTCGAGAGCTGCTTTTATGCCTATTATGCCTTCGATTAAAAAAGGTAAAAAAACGATCTTTTTAGATGTTGGTGCCAACTTAGAAGTCAAAGATACATATTTTGTTGAGTGAGCTCACTTAGCAAAAATTTTTGCTAAGACAATGTTAAAAGTTAATGAACCTAAAATTGCTTTAATTAATGTCGGGACTGAAGAATACAAAGGACTAGAAGTAACCAGAAGTGCCCACGGGTTACTAAAAAATGAAAAAAATTTAAATTATCAAGGGTTTGTTGAGCCGCGTGATATGTTGACAACAGAAAACGACGTTGTCTTAGCGGATGGTTATGCGGGTAACTTAGTACTCAAAAGTTTCGAGGGAGCAATTCTTTCATTTGGTAAATTACTAAAAACGGCTATTAAAGCTAAGTTTTGAAGAAAAATTGGTTATTTGTTTTTAAAAGGCGCATTTAGAGACACGGCCGAAACTCTTGATTACCGCAATGTCGGGGCCGCGTGAGTACTTGGTTTGAATGGTTTAGTAATTAAAACCCATGGATCAAGTGATGTCAAATCTTACTTAGGCGCATTGAATCAAGTGAAATTAGCTCTAGAGACAAATACATTTACCAAAATCAAAGAAGAATTAGATCACAATGAACAGCAAAATTAA
- a CDS encoding DAK2 domain-containing protein, whose translation MNKQVDGNIFSKLVAAGAINLINNKSKIDALNVFPVPDGDTGTNMSSTVQAAVDFIEKNNSTHLGEVAAGISKAMLFGARGNSGVILSQIFKGFEIGFNNADLVNISGLLFAFQEATKKAYSSVLKPVEGTILTVIKETTQALEQVVNENTTLEEFFDYVVTFARKACDETPNKLKVLREVGVTDSGGEGLYTIFVGMQKFLKGEDVKFKDSAEDIDKFVSDDEIYDGEFGYCTEFILELASPATFEKEKFELALKKKATSLVVVQDNEFVKVHGHTLKPGNLLNFAQKYGEFAKIKSENMTNQAIESRNKKVILQNTNSNTEEIFECGSVSCNLGSGIIKRMYDLGVDVVVESGQTQNPSAKEIIDAINAVNAINVFVFPNNSNIFLSAQQAAQAITNKKVFVIPTKSQLQGINAILNFDKNAKAKENEEVLNQAIKLITTAEVTQATRDTKLNGFKIKQNDYIGITNGKIVACEKTFIDSAKKTIDANTTDETEIITIYYGNEATEDDALELKSYIENQYDLEVEIVDGNQPIYHFIIGFE comes from the coding sequence ATGAATAAACAAGTGGATGGAAATATATTTAGCAAACTCGTTGCCGCAGGCGCAATCAATCTCATTAATAACAAATCGAAGATTGATGCGTTAAATGTGTTCCCCGTGCCAGATGGCGATACTGGTACAAATATGTCAAGCACAGTCCAAGCTGCTGTTGACTTCATTGAAAAAAATAATTCCACCCACTTAGGTGAAGTTGCAGCCGGAATTTCAAAAGCAATGCTTTTTGGTGCTCGAGGAAATTCAGGTGTAATCCTTAGTCAAATCTTCAAAGGTTTTGAAATTGGTTTCAACAATGCTGACTTAGTAAACATTTCTGGCTTACTTTTTGCTTTTCAAGAAGCAACAAAAAAAGCTTATTCATCTGTGCTTAAACCTGTTGAAGGCACAATTTTAACAGTAATTAAGGAAACAACACAAGCATTAGAACAAGTTGTTAACGAAAATACGACACTTGAAGAATTTTTTGACTATGTCGTAACATTCGCGCGTAAAGCTTGTGATGAAACCCCTAACAAACTTAAAGTACTTAGAGAAGTTGGAGTTACAGACTCTGGTGGTGAAGGTCTTTACACAATTTTTGTTGGTATGCAAAAATTCCTTAAAGGTGAAGATGTGAAATTTAAGGACAGCGCTGAAGACATTGATAAATTTGTGAGTGATGATGAAATCTATGATGGTGAATTTGGTTACTGCACCGAATTTATTTTGGAATTAGCTTCACCAGCAACTTTTGAAAAAGAAAAATTCGAACTTGCTCTAAAGAAAAAAGCCACTTCTCTTGTGGTGGTACAAGATAATGAATTTGTCAAAGTTCACGGACACACTTTGAAACCAGGAAATTTACTGAATTTTGCACAAAAATACGGCGAATTTGCCAAAATCAAGTCAGAAAATATGACTAACCAAGCAATTGAGTCAAGGAATAAAAAAGTGATTTTACAAAACACAAACTCAAATACCGAAGAAATTTTTGAGTGTGGTAGTGTTTCGTGCAATCTTGGTTCGGGTATTATCAAGCGTATGTATGACTTAGGAGTTGACGTAGTAGTTGAGAGTGGACAAACACAAAACCCGTCGGCAAAAGAAATTATTGACGCAATCAATGCTGTGAACGCAATAAATGTTTTTGTTTTCCCTAATAATTCAAATATTTTCTTATCAGCGCAGCAAGCAGCGCAAGCTATCACTAACAAAAAAGTGTTTGTGATTCCAACCAAAAGCCAGCTGCAAGGTATTAATGCAATTTTAAATTTTGATAAAAATGCCAAAGCTAAAGAGAATGAAGAAGTTCTTAACCAAGCAATCAAACTAATCACTACAGCTGAAGTCACGCAAGCGACTCGTGATACTAAACTTAACGGTTTCAAAATTAAACAAAACGATTACATCGGCATTACAAACGGCAAAATTGTCGCTTGTGAAAAAACTTTTATTGATTCAGCCAAAAAAACCATTGATGCTAACACCACAGATGAAACCGAAATTATTACGATTTATTACGGTAACGAAGCTACTGAAGATGATGCGCTTGAACTAAAATCATATATTGAAAATCAGTACGATCTTGAAGTGGAAATTGTCGACGGAAACCAACCAATTTATCATTTTATTATTGGTTTTGAATAG
- the rnc gene encoding ribonuclease III — protein MNSKINKIFQFLASENIEPKDKNLYVQAFTHSSYRRFGTKDTIQDYQTFEFLGDSILQFLVSNHIFRKELVESAGNMTLLRSNMVNTKNLNALSRQLDFHKMIIAADGNMGREVTESPKVGADVFESFVAALFLDQGLKVTNNFLIKYLFPTANEFVKKTTMKDSKTELQEYMQSYTKNAIKYVTVAIENGLFEAKVYHDENIYGVGQGENKLAAEEEAAKNALSKLIQIRENIEND, from the coding sequence ATGAACAGCAAAATTAATAAAATTTTTCAATTTCTTGCTTCCGAAAACATAGAACCTAAAGACAAAAATTTATATGTGCAAGCTTTTACACACTCATCATATCGTCGTTTTGGCACCAAAGACACAATTCAAGACTATCAAACTTTCGAGTTTTTGGGTGACTCCATTTTACAATTTTTAGTTTCCAACCACATTTTTCGTAAAGAACTAGTTGAGTCCGCAGGAAATATGACTTTGTTAAGATCTAATATGGTGAACACCAAAAATCTTAATGCGTTATCACGCCAATTGGATTTTCACAAAATGATTATTGCTGCTGATGGCAATATGGGTCGCGAAGTTACAGAATCTCCGAAAGTGGGAGCCGATGTGTTTGAATCATTTGTTGCTGCTTTGTTTTTAGACCAAGGGTTGAAAGTTACTAACAATTTTCTAATTAAATACTTGTTTCCAACTGCAAATGAATTTGTCAAGAAAACAACAATGAAAGACTCAAAAACTGAGTTGCAAGAATATATGCAAAGTTATACAAAAAACGCAATAAAGTATGTTACTGTCGCGATTGAAAACGGACTTTTTGAAGCGAAAGTTTATCACGATGAAAACATTTATGGTGTGGGGCAAGGCGAAAATAAATTAGCCGCAGAAGAAGAAGCAGCTAAAAATGCTTTATCGAAACTAATTCAGATACGTGAAAACATTGAAAATGATTAA
- the gap gene encoding type I glyceraldehyde-3-phosphate dehydrogenase encodes MKRIAINGFGRIGRLILRHLIGTNNREVEVVAVNDLTDNAMLAHLFKYDTAFRPFNGKVELSEKGIIVNGKEIAIYSEKDPEKLPWKELDIDVVLECTGFFTKSEGASKHLTAGAKKVLVSAPSSSDVKTVVYNVNHETLTKDDKIVSAASCTTNCLAPLVKVLVDNFGVKNGYMTTVHAFTGDQMLQDGPHRKGNLRRARAASYNIVPTTTGAAKALGLVIPEVKGLLDGSALRVPTITGSFVDLTVQLEKEPTVAEVNEAYKKAANQTLKYEEDPIVSSDVIGSHYGSIFDSTLTKIQEANGLKLYKIFGWYDNEMSYTVQLVRVLTYMAKLK; translated from the coding sequence ATGAAAAGAATTGCAATTAATGGTTTTGGTAGAATTGGACGTTTAATTCTTCGCCATTTAATTGGAACTAATAATCGTGAAGTTGAAGTAGTTGCAGTAAATGATTTAACAGATAATGCTATGCTTGCTCACTTGTTTAAATATGACACAGCTTTTAGACCATTTAACGGTAAAGTTGAATTAAGTGAAAAAGGAATCATTGTTAATGGTAAAGAAATCGCAATTTACAGCGAAAAAGATCCAGAAAAATTACCTTGAAAAGAATTAGACATTGACGTTGTGCTTGAATGTACTGGGTTCTTCACAAAGTCTGAAGGCGCTTCAAAACACTTGACAGCTGGAGCAAAAAAAGTGCTTGTTTCAGCACCATCAAGTAGCGATGTTAAAACAGTTGTATACAATGTAAACCACGAAACATTAACTAAAGATGACAAAATTGTGTCAGCAGCTTCATGCACAACTAACTGCTTGGCACCACTTGTAAAAGTACTTGTTGACAATTTCGGCGTTAAGAACGGTTACATGACTACTGTCCACGCTTTCACTGGTGACCAAATGTTACAAGATGGCCCACATCGTAAGGGTAACTTAAGAAGAGCTAGAGCTGCAAGTTACAACATTGTGCCAACAACTACTGGAGCAGCAAAAGCGCTTGGTTTGGTTATTCCTGAAGTTAAAGGTTTATTGGATGGTTCAGCACTTCGTGTGCCAACAATCACAGGTTCGTTTGTGGATTTAACAGTGCAACTTGAAAAAGAACCAACAGTAGCTGAAGTTAATGAAGCTTACAAAAAAGCTGCTAACCAAACTTTGAAATATGAAGAAGATCCTATTGTTTCATCAGATGTAATTGGTTCACACTATGGTTCAATTTTTGATTCAACTTTAACCAAAATTCAAGAAGCAAATGGACTTAAACTTTACAAAATTTTCGGTTGATACGACAACGAAATGTCATATACAGTGCAATTAGTAAGAGTTCTTACTTATATGGCAAAATTGAAATAA
- a CDS encoding DNA-processing protein DprA, which produces MNNLILYFTYKYNGNPSQVHKAIKASEPIEKDVVLNYMLLELDIHNVKFLTILDDNFPPELQKYANAPLLLFYRGNIELLNKPKITLTADLATDLTNANIKDSIQKLAKEFVLVTTNFKTLDQQIIQEWKKQNGDIIYTYAYGLAHETNDQLDEHTLQISTYPPNAHPKLSRFRERNILVSWLSKFLIIYSSKKDSGILNLASCFNDAGKEVFCYPGVDYDDGNTQLLKSGAHLITHIADIAYI; this is translated from the coding sequence ATGAATAATCTAATACTTTATTTCACCTATAAATACAATGGTAATCCGTCTCAAGTTCACAAAGCAATTAAAGCAAGCGAACCAATTGAAAAAGACGTTGTGTTAAATTATATGTTGCTTGAGTTAGACATTCACAACGTAAAGTTTTTGACTATCTTAGATGATAACTTTCCGCCAGAATTGCAAAAATATGCAAATGCACCTTTGCTTTTGTTTTATCGAGGAAACATTGAATTGTTAAACAAGCCAAAAATTACTTTAACAGCTGATCTAGCAACTGATTTAACAAACGCGAACATAAAAGATTCAATCCAAAAACTCGCAAAAGAATTTGTGTTAGTAACAACTAATTTCAAAACTTTAGATCAACAAATTATTCAAGAGTGAAAAAAGCAAAACGGAGACATTATTTATACATATGCTTACGGTTTAGCTCACGAAACAAACGATCAATTAGATGAGCACACATTGCAAATTTCAACCTACCCGCCTAATGCTCACCCAAAGCTTAGCCGTTTTCGTGAACGAAACATCTTAGTAAGTTGACTCAGTAAATTTTTAATAATTTATAGTAGTAAAAAAGATTCTGGAATTTTAAATTTAGCATCTTGTTTCAATGATGCTGGAAAAGAAGTTTTTTGTTATCCTGGCGTTGATTATGACGATGGTAACACACAATTACTTAAAAGCGGAGCACATTTAATTACTCACATTGCAGATATTGCTTATATATAA